Proteins co-encoded in one Prevotella sp. E13-27 genomic window:
- a CDS encoding RNase H family protein yields the protein MPNDIQNPPDYRHDTVLPLPLEVKADAWAVDAACSGNPGPMEYQAIDLQTGAQVFHFGPVKGTNNIGEFLAIVHALALCWQKGLHDKTIYSDSYNAILWVSKRQCKTKLERTPQTEQLYQIIQRAENWLRTHDYRNPIIKWETQKWGEVPADFGRK from the coding sequence ATGCCAAACGACATACAGAACCCTCCCGATTACAGACACGACACAGTGTTGCCATTGCCCCTTGAAGTGAAGGCCGACGCATGGGCTGTGGATGCCGCATGCAGCGGAAATCCTGGACCTATGGAATATCAGGCTATAGACTTGCAGACAGGTGCACAGGTGTTTCACTTCGGACCGGTGAAGGGTACGAACAACATAGGTGAGTTCCTTGCTATCGTTCATGCACTCGCCCTATGTTGGCAGAAAGGTCTGCACGATAAGACTATCTACTCTGATTCCTACAACGCCATACTCTGGGTGTCAAAACGCCAATGTAAGACAAAGTTAGAGCGTACGCCTCAGACAGAGCAGCTATACCAGATTATCCAGCGTGCTGAGAACTGGCTGCGCACACACGACTATCGCAACCCAATCATAAAATGGGAGACCCAGAAGTGGGGCGAGGTGCCTGCTGACTTCGGTAGGAAATAA
- the ribD gene encoding bifunctional diaminohydroxyphosphoribosylaminopyrimidine deaminase/5-amino-6-(5-phosphoribosylamino)uracil reductase RibD, with protein sequence MDSTTRTIDEQYMRRCLQLARNGQQNAKPNPMVGAVIVAPLTSHLSPLTSKIIGEGYHVRCGQGHAEVNAFASVRPEDEHLLSQSTIYVSLEPCSHYGKTPPCADLIIKKGVKRVVVGCIDEFAEVQGRGIKKLRDAGIDVTVGVLEEECKALNRRFFTFHRLHRPYIILKWAQTANGLIDDNGKALAISSDFTKMLSHKLRAEEDAILVGRVTNEREHPQLNVRNWVGTDPKRLVIDRQHPLNLDVLHAHGIQSLIVEGGAKTLQSFIDDNLWDELRVETAPFTICKGTRAPQIPCGASLFDSSSYDGYLVQRFLNTLRP encoded by the coding sequence ATGGACTCTACGACAAGAACTATCGATGAACAGTATATGCGCCGCTGCCTTCAGTTGGCACGCAATGGTCAGCAGAACGCAAAACCAAATCCAATGGTAGGAGCAGTGATCGTTGCACCTCTCACCTCTCACCTCTCACCTCTCACCTCTAAAATAATCGGCGAGGGCTATCATGTGCGCTGCGGTCAGGGACATGCTGAGGTTAACGCCTTTGCATCGGTGCGTCCTGAAGATGAGCATCTGTTGTCGCAGTCAACCATCTATGTGTCGCTTGAGCCTTGCTCACATTACGGCAAGACACCGCCCTGCGCCGACCTTATTATAAAGAAAGGTGTGAAGCGCGTTGTCGTTGGTTGCATCGATGAGTTTGCTGAAGTGCAGGGCCGCGGAATAAAGAAACTGCGCGATGCTGGCATTGACGTTACCGTTGGCGTGCTGGAAGAAGAGTGTAAAGCCTTGAACCGTCGTTTCTTTACTTTCCACAGGCTGCATCGTCCATATATCATCTTGAAGTGGGCACAGACTGCTAATGGCCTGATTGATGATAACGGAAAGGCGCTGGCTATATCATCGGACTTCACCAAAATGCTGTCACATAAGCTCCGTGCTGAGGAAGATGCCATCCTCGTGGGGCGTGTGACCAATGAGCGTGAACATCCGCAGCTGAATGTGCGCAACTGGGTGGGTACTGATCCCAAGCGATTGGTTATTGACCGCCAGCATCCGTTGAATCTTGATGTGCTACATGCTCACGGCATACAGTCGCTAATTGTTGAAGGCGGGGCAAAGACGTTACAGTCATTCATAGATGATAACCTGTGGGATGAGCTTCGTGTTGAGACGGCTCCTTTTACCATTTGTAAGGGTACTCGCGCGCCGCAGATACCTTGTGGGGCATCGCTTTTCGACTCGTCATCATACGATGGCTATCTTGTTCAGCGCTTCCTGAACACCTTGCGTCCCTGA
- a CDS encoding DUF3098 domain-containing protein, whose amino-acid sequence MNTTTNNINKAKHLILAGLTGKRILIIACVLILIGYILMSGSSSNEQSFNPAIFSTRRIVIAPMLCLAGYLLIILGILRKRW is encoded by the coding sequence ATGAATACTACAACAAACAATATCAATAAAGCCAAACATTTGATACTCGCTGGCTTAACCGGAAAACGAATCCTCATCATTGCATGCGTCCTGATACTCATAGGTTATATCCTAATGTCTGGTTCAAGTAGTAACGAACAATCTTTCAACCCTGCCATCTTCTCAACCCGCAGAATTGTCATCGCCCCGATGCTATGCCTCGCGGGCTATCTGCTGATTATACTTGGGATTCTTAGGAAACGATGGTAA
- a CDS encoding DUF2723 domain-containing protein — protein MQQETFKKLNTCMAWLVFAIAAIVYGLTVEPTASLWDCPEFIACGYKLEIGHPPGAPVFMLVANLFSQLASDPSHVALMVNLLSALLSAGCIFFLFLTVTHLARKLICTISDREMSISQVITIEACGMVGALAYTFSDTFWFSAVEAEVYAFSSFLTALMFWLILKWENEMDKPGSTRWIVLIAYITGLSIGVHLLCLLCLPAMSFVVYFRRAKRVTWMGMLKALIAGGLLVAVILFGLIPGVVKLGGGFELLFTNVLGCPYNTGLICYILLLTGTIVIAYYKVKQRIVKLSLACLLMMLIGYSSYGVIFFRANAQTPMCENAPDNIFSLGSYLNREQYGKTPLFYGPAYCSEIDRVAEGEYLVPRQKEGKAVYRPVADSTKQEYEVVRHDINYVYKNNMYFPRMHSSRHAKAYEDWLGNVEKKDGVPTTAENLRFFLSYQVNFMYWRYFLWNFVGRQNNIQGHGEVEHGNWITGFRWIDDWLLGCDTSKLPSDLKENKGRNVFYGLPLILGLVGMLWQWRKGREGKQQFLVVMLLFLMTGLAIVVYLNQTPLQPRERDYAYAGSFYAFAIWIGLGVGGIWQTFSRPLPVREGSSYIIRCHFAQKVYTPLHHREGLGVGLALLVSIGCLLIPLQMASQTWDDHDRSGRYTCRDFGANYLNSMQREGHPIILTNGDNDTFPLWYNHEVEGVRTDTRVVNMEYLQTDWYIDQMKRQAYDSPPLPISLSHEDYKEGRMEYIPIDTDSITIGPATISLKGKKGLFKNELMVLDMLLQANWERPVYMSISMGSDILPFLRDHLVLEGLAYRISPTATTQRIDVERLYDNIMHRFRYGGLNTKGIYVDEDVKRMANAHQLIMGVLIDSLLQRGDLKRAVNVCHKWQKEMPQENVPYTEYALSMARCYYMARQPEHGDEIVSTLLRRSDEWLSWINTIKSSRRAGSLYNRYTWMQTMEQALVVAEQFERTEFIHQYIKQYEYYNKQYQ, from the coding sequence ATGCAACAAGAAACATTTAAGAAACTCAACACTTGCATGGCGTGGCTTGTCTTTGCCATTGCCGCTATTGTCTATGGACTGACTGTGGAACCAACGGCCAGTCTGTGGGATTGTCCTGAATTCATTGCGTGTGGCTATAAGTTGGAGATTGGTCACCCGCCTGGCGCACCAGTCTTTATGTTAGTTGCCAACCTGTTCTCACAGCTGGCCAGTGATCCGTCTCATGTGGCGCTGATGGTCAATCTCCTGTCGGCACTGCTGAGTGCGGGCTGCATATTCTTCCTGTTTCTCACGGTGACTCACCTCGCCCGGAAACTGATTTGCACTATCAGTGATAGGGAGATGAGCATTTCGCAGGTCATCACTATTGAGGCGTGCGGCATGGTTGGCGCATTAGCCTACACCTTCAGCGACACGTTCTGGTTCTCGGCAGTCGAGGCAGAAGTTTATGCCTTCTCCAGTTTTCTGACAGCTCTGATGTTCTGGCTGATTCTGAAATGGGAGAACGAGATGGATAAGCCCGGCAGTACTCGATGGATTGTCCTGATTGCCTATATTACAGGATTGTCCATCGGTGTTCATCTGCTTTGTCTGCTCTGTCTGCCCGCCATGTCGTTTGTGGTCTATTTCCGTCGAGCAAAGCGGGTCACGTGGATGGGGATGCTGAAAGCACTCATCGCTGGCGGCTTGCTGGTAGCCGTCATCCTCTTTGGTCTCATCCCTGGCGTAGTGAAACTTGGCGGAGGGTTTGAACTGCTGTTTACCAATGTGCTGGGTTGCCCTTACAATACTGGACTCATTTGCTACATCTTACTGCTGACAGGAACAATCGTCATTGCCTATTATAAAGTGAAACAAAGAATCGTCAAGCTATCGTTGGCCTGCTTGCTCATGATGCTCATCGGCTATAGCAGCTATGGCGTCATCTTCTTCAGGGCCAATGCCCAAACGCCGATGTGTGAGAATGCGCCTGATAACATCTTCTCTTTGGGCAGCTATCTGAACCGCGAGCAATATGGCAAGACACCGCTGTTCTATGGTCCAGCGTATTGCAGTGAAATAGACCGTGTGGCAGAGGGAGAGTACCTGGTGCCGAGACAGAAGGAAGGCAAGGCCGTCTATCGCCCTGTGGCCGATTCCACGAAGCAGGAATACGAGGTGGTGCGCCATGATATTAATTATGTGTACAAGAATAATATGTACTTTCCTCGGATGCACTCCTCACGACATGCCAAGGCCTACGAGGACTGGCTCGGAAACGTCGAGAAAAAGGACGGCGTACCCACTACTGCCGAGAATCTGCGTTTCTTCCTATCCTACCAAGTCAACTTTATGTACTGGCGTTATTTCCTATGGAACTTTGTGGGGCGGCAGAACAACATTCAGGGGCACGGAGAGGTGGAACACGGCAACTGGATTACAGGATTCCGATGGATAGACGACTGGCTGTTAGGTTGCGACACGTCGAAGCTGCCGTCTGACTTGAAAGAGAACAAAGGGCGTAACGTGTTCTATGGATTACCGCTGATACTCGGACTGGTGGGAATGTTATGGCAATGGCGCAAGGGACGCGAAGGTAAACAACAGTTCCTGGTTGTCATGCTGCTGTTCCTGATGACGGGACTTGCCATCGTGGTCTATCTGAACCAGACGCCGCTCCAACCGCGTGAACGTGACTACGCCTATGCTGGTTCGTTCTATGCCTTTGCCATCTGGATAGGACTGGGAGTGGGAGGAATCTGGCAGACCTTCTCCCGACCCCTCCCTGTGAGGGAGGGGAGTAGTTACATCATCCGTTGTCATTTCGCTCAGAAGGTATATACTCCCCTCCATCACAGGGAGGGGTTGGGGGTGGGTCTGGCTCTGCTTGTTTCCATTGGCTGTCTTTTAATTCCCCTCCAGATGGCAAGCCAGACGTGGGATGACCATGACCGCTCTGGCCGTTATACCTGTCGTGACTTCGGTGCCAACTATCTCAACAGCATGCAACGAGAGGGACATCCCATCATCCTGACCAATGGCGATAACGACACATTCCCGCTTTGGTATAACCATGAGGTGGAAGGTGTGCGCACCGATACGCGCGTCGTTAATATGGAATACCTGCAGACTGACTGGTATATCGACCAGATGAAGCGTCAGGCTTATGACTCGCCACCCCTGCCCATCAGCCTGAGCCACGAAGACTACAAGGAGGGCCGGATGGAGTATATACCCATCGATACTGACAGCATCACCATTGGCCCAGCGACCATCTCGCTGAAGGGCAAGAAGGGTCTCTTCAAGAACGAGCTGATGGTGCTCGACATGCTGTTGCAGGCCAATTGGGAACGCCCCGTCTATATGTCCATCAGCATGGGTTCCGACATTCTGCCCTTCCTGCGCGACCATCTCGTACTCGAAGGACTTGCCTATCGCATTTCTCCAACGGCTACCACTCAGAGGATAGATGTGGAGAGGCTTTATGACAACATCATGCACCGCTTCCGCTATGGTGGTCTGAACACAAAGGGAATCTATGTGGATGAAGATGTCAAGCGTATGGCCAATGCACATCAGCTCATCATGGGTGTACTTATCGACTCTCTTCTTCAGCGTGGTGACTTGAAACGAGCCGTGAATGTATGTCATAAGTGGCAGAAGGAAATGCCGCAGGAGAACGTGCCCTATACAGAATACGCATTGTCGATGGCCCGTTGCTATTATATGGCACGTCAGCCTGAACATGGTGATGAGATTGTCAGCACCCTGCTGCGACGTTCTGACGAATGGCTCTCTTGGATAAACACCATTAAATCATCGCGTCGTGCCGGATCTCTTTATAACCGCTACACATGGATGCAGACCATGGAACAGGCACTTGTCGTAGCAGAACAATTTGAAAGAACCGAATTTATTCATCAATACATCAAGCAATATGAATACTACAACAAACAATATCAATAA